A portion of the Canis aureus isolate CA01 chromosome 32, VMU_Caureus_v.1.0, whole genome shotgun sequence genome contains these proteins:
- the SLC51B gene encoding organic solute transporter subunit beta, with product MDHSDGVTQAPAGTVVPQELLEEMLWVFRVEDASPWNYSMLALVGVVGMISFILLGRSIRANRNQKIRGRNKPEKQTPEDQDLAEAETRDDNNLNILRQTLLSEKENLVQVEIKLKEKDVSLVFPELQESET from the exons ATGGACCACAGTGACGGAGTCACCCAAGCCCCAGCTGGTACCGTGGTGCCTCAGGAACTGCTGGAAGAAATGCTTTGGGTTTTTCGGGTAGAAGATG CATCTCCTTGGAATTACTCCATGCTTGCCCTGGTGGGCGTAGTGGGCATGATCAGCTTCATCCTCCTGGGAAGGAGCATTCGGGCAAACAG aaatCAAAAGATCCGGGGgagaaacaaaccagaaaaacaaaCTCCAGAAGACCAAGACTTGGCTGAGGCTGAAACCAGAGATGACAATAACCTGAACATCCTAAGACAGACTTTGCtctcagaaaaggaaaatttagtCCAGGTGGAgattaaattaaaagagaaagatgtgTCACTGGTTTTCCCAGAGCTACAAGAATCAGAGACCTAG